One region of Nitrospinaceae bacterium genomic DNA includes:
- a CDS encoding cyclase, with protein MQAVENFFMKSLLILCLIASSLGTQTAMAGPRLVDLTHSFDETTIYWPTSKPFTLEKVHEGFTPKGYWYEANNMSGSEHGGTHLDAPAHFARGKWHVEEIPLERLIASGIVVDVRKHALNNPDYLIRKEDFLEWEKQYGKIPEGAAVLVLTGWEAFWPDKKKYLGTDKPGDVGNLHFPGFGAEAARFLVDERNVGSVGLDTPSLDAGQSQDFIAHQIFGEANVPGFENICNLVNLPAKGLRVIALPMKIGRGSGAPLRIVAEIK; from the coding sequence TTGCAAGCGGTTGAAAATTTTTTCATGAAGTCATTATTGATATTGTGCCTCATTGCCAGCTCTTTGGGGACACAGACAGCAATGGCCGGACCCCGTCTGGTGGATTTGACGCATTCTTTTGACGAAACCACCATCTACTGGCCGACCAGCAAACCGTTCACGCTGGAAAAGGTCCATGAAGGTTTTACGCCCAAAGGGTATTGGTACGAAGCGAACAACATGAGCGGGTCGGAGCATGGAGGGACGCATCTCGACGCCCCCGCCCATTTCGCGCGCGGCAAATGGCACGTCGAGGAAATCCCTCTAGAACGCCTGATCGCTTCGGGAATCGTTGTGGACGTTCGCAAACACGCCTTGAATAATCCCGACTATCTGATCCGTAAGGAGGACTTTCTGGAGTGGGAAAAGCAATACGGAAAAATTCCCGAAGGTGCAGCGGTTCTCGTGCTTACCGGCTGGGAAGCGTTCTGGCCGGATAAAAAGAAGTATCTCGGAACGGACAAACCCGGTGATGTCGGTAACCTTCACTTTCCGGGGTTCGGCGCCGAGGCGGCGCGGTTTCTGGTCGATGAAAGAAATGTGGGATCGGTCGGATTGGACACACCCAGTCTGGATGCCGGGCAATCGCAGGATTTCATCGCGCATCAGATTTTTGGAGAGGCCAACGTCCCCGGTTTCGAAAACATCTGCAACCTCGTCAACCTGCCTGCCAAGGGACTGCGGGTGATCGCTCTGCCTATGAAAATTGGCAGGGGAAGCGGCGCACCGCTGAGAATCGTTGCGGAAATAAAATAA